One region of Mesobacillus boroniphilus genomic DNA includes:
- the rpe gene encoding ribulose-phosphate 3-epimerase codes for MVKIAPSILSADFARLGEEIKDVERGGADYIHVDVMDGHFVPNITIGPLIVEAIRPVTKLPLDVHLMIENPDQYIEAFANAGADYITVHVEASRHLHRTIQLIKSTGVKAGVVLNPATPVDSLKHIIEDVDMVLLMSVNPGFGGQKFISSVLPKIRQVKELADSLNPGLEIEIDGGVNEETAKLCVEAGATVLVAGSAVFNKEDRGAAIASLRQ; via the coding sequence ATGGTAAAGATAGCACCTTCAATCTTATCAGCCGACTTTGCCCGCCTGGGGGAAGAAATCAAAGATGTCGAGCGAGGTGGGGCTGATTATATTCACGTGGATGTAATGGATGGGCATTTCGTGCCGAATATTACGATTGGCCCATTGATTGTCGAGGCAATCAGGCCAGTAACGAAGCTTCCGCTTGATGTTCACCTGATGATCGAGAACCCGGACCAATATATTGAAGCTTTCGCAAATGCAGGTGCTGATTACATCACGGTCCACGTGGAAGCAAGCAGGCACCTGCACAGGACAATCCAGCTAATTAAGTCTACTGGTGTAAAGGCTGGAGTTGTCCTGAATCCTGCAACTCCTGTGGACAGCCTGAAGCATATCATCGAGGATGTGGATATGGTGCTGCTTATGTCTGTCAATCCGGGCTTTGGCGGCCAAAAATTCATTTCCTCGGTACTTCCGAAAATCAGGCAGGTAAAAGAGCTGGCAGATTCACTGAATCCAGGACTTGAAATCGAGATTGATGGCGGAGTGAACGAAGAGACTGCCAAGCTTTGTGTTGAAGCAGGGGCGACTGTACTCGTTGCGGGTTCAGCTGTTTTCAATAAGGAAGACAGAGGAGCTGCTATCGCAAGCTTAAGACAATAA
- the rsgA gene encoding ribosome small subunit-dependent GTPase A: MPEGKIIKALSGFYYVANDDGVVQCRGRGVFRKNKVTPLVGDEVVFQAENDTEGYIMEVKRRKNELVRPPIANVDQAILVFSAVEPDFSSALLDRFLVLVEYNHIEPLICITKMDLTNEEQKSRLEEYAEDYRKAGYEVIFTSSETSEGLEKLRPHIEGKISVFAGQSGVGKSSLLNAIRPDLELKTDDISSHLGRGKHTTRHVELITINNGLVADTPGFSSLEFTEIEAEELNSCFPDIAEISEDCKFRGCLHMAEPKCAVKAAVESDSLPEYRYKHYKDFLLEIKDRKPRY, translated from the coding sequence ATGCCTGAGGGCAAAATTATCAAGGCGCTGAGCGGTTTTTATTATGTTGCGAATGACGATGGGGTTGTTCAATGCCGCGGCCGAGGTGTTTTCCGCAAAAACAAGGTAACACCGCTTGTAGGTGATGAGGTCGTTTTTCAGGCTGAAAATGATACGGAAGGCTATATCATGGAAGTCAAACGCCGGAAGAATGAGTTAGTTCGACCTCCAATCGCGAATGTAGACCAGGCAATCCTTGTTTTTTCAGCTGTAGAACCCGACTTCAGCTCAGCCCTGCTCGACCGGTTCCTGGTCCTTGTTGAATATAATCATATCGAGCCACTCATCTGCATTACGAAAATGGATTTAACAAATGAAGAGCAAAAGTCCCGACTTGAAGAATATGCAGAGGATTATCGGAAAGCAGGCTATGAGGTTATTTTTACTTCATCTGAAACTTCAGAGGGTCTTGAAAAATTAAGACCCCATATTGAGGGGAAGATCTCTGTGTTTGCTGGACAATCTGGAGTCGGGAAGTCATCATTGCTCAATGCGATCCGTCCAGATCTAGAATTGAAAACCGATGATATTTCCTCGCATCTTGGCAGGGGCAAGCATACAACAAGACATGTCGAGCTGATTACAATTAATAATGGACTTGTTGCCGACACGCCTGGTTTCAGTTCCCTGGAATTTACCGAAATCGAAGCGGAAGAGCTGAACTCCTGCTTCCCGGATATTGCTGAAATCAGTGAGGATTGCAAGTTCCGCGGATGTCTCCACATGGCTGAGCCTAAATGTGCGGTCAAGGCAGCAGTCGAATCAGATTCTTTGCCTGAGTACAGGTATAAGCATTACAAAGACTTTTTGTTAGAAATCAAAGATAGAAAGCCGAGGTACTGA
- the pknB gene encoding Stk1 family PASTA domain-containing Ser/Thr kinase, which yields MIIGKRISGRYKIKDMIGGGGMANVYLARDMILDRDVAVKMLRLDFANDDEFIRRFHREAQSATSLAHPNIVSIYDVGEEDGLYYIVMEYVDGQTLKQYIQQHAPVPVEEALDIMKQLTSAISHAHHNHIVHRDIKPHNILVDSNGTVKITDFGIAMALSATSITQTNSVLGSVHYLSPEQARGGMANKKSDIYSIGIVMFELLTGRLPFSGESAVSIALKHLQSETPSLKRWNPHIPQSVENIVLKATAKDPFHRYDNVDEMEEDLRTALETKRLNEGKFVIPEDDEATKAIPIITNDRPYHNLDETIVRKDAPGSHEQTPKAKPEKKKKKKWPVILTILFLLILTAGIVMVTMGPDLFGPKEKEVPDVSGMEVEEAVAQLMSAGFITGDIKEISDEEVEEGNVIRTNPTAGKMIKEGNEIDLYISAGKEKVELSDYTDRMYDDVVRLLEGKGFKDFKKIEEHDDSEAGTILEQDPPGGESVIPGDTTLEFKVSKGPELVTLGDLTEYNQRNLDLYADTTGLVIESTEEFHDTIPAGLVISQKPEAGTELKKGSKVNVVLSKGKEPVPKEVSREITVTYQPKEEGVPQEIKIYMSDLNHNGETPVDTIEITEDELIILDFLIAPGKQAEYRIMRDGEIFDSGSVDYPED from the coding sequence ATGATTATCGGAAAAAGAATCAGCGGGCGTTATAAAATCAAGGACATGATCGGCGGGGGAGGCATGGCAAATGTCTATCTGGCTCGAGACATGATCCTCGACAGGGATGTCGCGGTCAAGATGCTTCGTCTTGATTTTGCCAATGATGATGAATTTATCCGCAGGTTCCACAGGGAGGCGCAATCTGCAACTAGCCTTGCCCATCCGAATATCGTCAGTATATATGATGTCGGTGAAGAGGATGGACTATACTATATTGTGATGGAATACGTTGATGGCCAGACGTTAAAGCAATACATACAGCAGCATGCCCCAGTCCCGGTTGAAGAAGCCTTGGACATCATGAAACAGCTGACATCTGCTATCTCGCATGCCCATCATAACCATATTGTACATCGCGATATCAAGCCGCATAATATCCTGGTTGATAGCAATGGAACCGTAAAAATTACCGACTTTGGCATTGCAATGGCCCTGAGTGCGACAAGTATCACTCAAACGAATTCAGTGCTGGGCTCTGTTCATTATCTTTCTCCTGAACAGGCAAGAGGAGGCATGGCGAACAAAAAATCGGATATTTATTCGATTGGGATTGTCATGTTCGAATTGCTTACAGGCAGGCTTCCTTTTTCAGGTGAATCCGCCGTTTCCATCGCGCTTAAGCATTTACAATCAGAGACTCCTTCATTAAAAAGATGGAATCCGCACATTCCCCAGAGCGTGGAAAATATTGTGCTCAAGGCAACTGCGAAGGATCCTTTCCATCGCTATGACAATGTCGATGAAATGGAAGAAGACCTGCGTACGGCGCTTGAGACTAAGCGTTTGAATGAAGGCAAATTTGTCATACCAGAAGACGATGAAGCAACAAAAGCGATACCAATTATAACCAATGACCGGCCTTATCATAATCTTGACGAAACAATCGTACGGAAAGACGCTCCTGGTTCACACGAACAAACTCCAAAGGCAAAGCCTGAGAAGAAGAAGAAAAAGAAATGGCCAGTCATTTTGACAATTTTGTTTTTGTTGATCCTGACTGCGGGAATAGTAATGGTGACAATGGGACCTGACTTATTCGGCCCGAAGGAAAAGGAAGTGCCTGATGTAAGCGGCATGGAAGTAGAAGAAGCAGTCGCACAACTCATGTCTGCTGGCTTCATCACTGGAGACATAAAAGAAATCAGTGATGAAGAAGTCGAAGAAGGAAATGTCATCCGTACCAATCCGACGGCCGGAAAGATGATCAAAGAAGGCAATGAAATCGACTTGTATATCAGTGCCGGTAAAGAAAAAGTGGAATTATCGGATTATACCGACAGGATGTACGATGATGTCGTCAGGCTGCTAGAAGGAAAGGGTTTCAAGGATTTCAAAAAAATCGAAGAGCACGATGATAGTGAGGCGGGTACGATCCTTGAACAAGATCCACCTGGAGGAGAATCCGTCATTCCAGGGGATACAACTTTGGAATTTAAGGTTAGCAAAGGGCCTGAATTAGTAACTCTGGGTGATTTAACCGAATACAACCAGAGAAACCTTGATCTTTATGCTGACACCACTGGGCTTGTAATTGAAAGTACTGAGGAGTTTCATGATACAATCCCCGCAGGATTGGTTATCTCCCAAAAACCTGAAGCAGGAACTGAACTGAAAAAGGGCAGTAAAGTAAATGTTGTCCTTTCAAAAGGAAAAGAACCAGTCCCGAAAGAAGTATCACGTGAAATTACCGTAACATATCAGCCTAAAGAAGAAGGAGTACCGCAGGAAATCAAGATCTACATGAGTGACCTAAATCACAATGGGGAAACTCCTGTAGACACAATTGAAATCACAGAGGACGAACTAATAATTCTTGATTTTCTAATTGCGCCTGGTAAACAGGCTGAATATAGAATTATGCGGGATGGAGAAATCTTTGATAGTGGCAGTGTCGATTATCCAGAAGACTAA